In a single window of the Syntrophus gentianae genome:
- a CDS encoding cold-shock protein, with amino-acid sequence MPEGTVKWFNDSKGFGFIEQDGGKDVFVHHSAILGEGFKSLSEGDRVSFDVVVGKKGPAAENVRKL; translated from the coding sequence ATGCCAGAAGGTACAGTAAAATGGTTCAACGATTCAAAAGGTTTTGGATTTATTGAGCAGGACGGCGGCAAGGATGTCTTTGTTCATCATTCGGCCATCCTTGGTGAAGGTTTCAAATCTTTGTCAGAGGGTGACAGGGTCAGTTTCGATGTTGTTGTCGGGAAAAAAGGACCCGCTGCTGAGAATGTTCGCAAGCTGTAA
- a CDS encoding DEAD/DEAH box helicase, producing the protein MNFRQFNLNPQIEAGIQALGYTTPTPIQLKSIPAILQGKDVMGLAQTGTGKTAAFVLPIMQHLMNGTRKRTRALIIAPTRELAEQIHESINELGRATKLKSVTVYGGVNKNPQISKLREGAEIVVACPGRLLDLMDQGVADLSGIEVLVLDEADRMFDMGFLPDIRKIIKRVPENRQTLLFSATMPTDIRHLAKEVLHDPVILRVGDDAPASTVSHALYPVEQHLKTALLMKLLQETNTESVLVFTRTKHRTTRVAMQMKTAGFPVTSLQGDLSQSRRQAALSGFREGKYQILIATDIAARGIDITKISHVINYDMPDTVDAYTHRIGRTGRATKAGDAFSFVTPQERDLVGNIEHVLGERIERRALEDFDYSIPAPAGSGGMHRSTASPTRRELPAEFRSATPAKKTGSYHFAPRASGHRSRSQR; encoded by the coding sequence ATGAATTTTAGACAGTTTAATCTTAATCCCCAGATTGAGGCCGGCATCCAAGCCCTGGGTTATACGACGCCGACACCGATCCAGCTTAAATCAATCCCCGCAATACTCCAAGGCAAAGACGTCATGGGGCTTGCCCAGACCGGGACGGGAAAAACCGCAGCTTTTGTTCTACCCATTATGCAGCACCTTATGAACGGAACACGCAAGAGAACCCGAGCACTGATCATTGCGCCGACACGAGAACTGGCAGAACAGATTCACGAGTCCATAAATGAACTGGGCCGGGCAACAAAGTTAAAAAGTGTCACTGTTTATGGCGGTGTCAATAAGAATCCTCAAATTTCGAAACTCCGGGAGGGGGCCGAAATCGTTGTGGCCTGTCCGGGCCGTCTGCTCGATCTGATGGATCAAGGGGTTGCCGACTTGTCCGGCATCGAAGTCCTTGTTCTGGATGAGGCAGACCGCATGTTTGATATGGGCTTTCTGCCGGATATTCGTAAAATCATAAAACGGGTGCCGGAAAATCGCCAGACGCTGCTTTTCTCGGCTACAATGCCCACCGATATACGCCATCTGGCAAAAGAAGTTCTGCATGACCCCGTAATTCTCAGGGTCGGCGATGATGCTCCCGCATCTACAGTGTCCCATGCGCTGTATCCCGTTGAACAGCATCTCAAGACAGCCCTGCTGATGAAACTTCTTCAAGAAACGAATACGGAATCAGTCCTCGTATTCACGCGCACGAAGCATCGAACGACACGGGTGGCCATGCAGATGAAAACAGCCGGTTTCCCCGTGACATCCCTGCAGGGTGATCTTTCACAGAGCAGGCGTCAGGCTGCTCTCAGCGGCTTCAGAGAAGGAAAGTATCAGATCCTGATTGCCACGGACATCGCCGCCAGGGGGATCGATATAACCAAGATCTCTCATGTGATCAATTATGACATGCCCGACACCGTCGATGCATACACCCATCGGATTGGCCGTACCGGCCGGGCGACAAAAGCAGGCGACGCCTTCTCTTTTGTAACGCCTCAGGAAAGGGATTTGGTGGGGAACATTGAGCATGTGCTGGGAGAACGAATCGAACGACGCGCCCTGGAAGATTTTGATTATTCGATTCCTGCTCCGGCAGGAAGTGGTGGAATGCATCGTTCCACTGCGAGCCCCACGAGACGCGAACTCCCTGCAGAGTTCCGAAGTGCCACCCCGGCGAAAAAAACCGGTTCTTATCATTTTGCACCCAGAGCTTCAGGCCACCGAAGCCGATCGCAGCGCTGA
- a CDS encoding ribonuclease Z translates to MKIIFLGTNGWYDTDMGNTVSILLRAASFDLVLDAGNGFYKLDRFINPSSKKPLYLFLSHFHLDHIVGLHTLNKFSFPQGLVICGPEGSRKLLTQFVNRPFTAALSALPFPVDILELPASLAQLPFPVETLPLNHPVLTLGYRISLDDRVISYCTDTGYCENAVTLSRSADLLIAECAYRQGQFSDAWPHLNPEAAARIAEEAGARRLALTHFDARLYTKPADREESEAFARKIFPQTFAARDDLEMDL, encoded by the coding sequence ATGAAAATCATTTTTCTGGGCACCAACGGCTGGTATGACACGGACATGGGAAACACTGTCAGCATTCTTCTCCGGGCTGCGTCCTTCGATCTTGTACTCGACGCCGGCAACGGCTTCTACAAGCTGGACCGCTTTATTAACCCATCCTCGAAGAAGCCCCTTTATCTCTTTCTGAGCCATTTTCATCTGGACCATATTGTCGGGCTGCACACCCTCAACAAATTTTCCTTTCCCCAGGGGCTCGTGATCTGCGGCCCGGAAGGCAGCCGGAAACTGCTGACCCAATTTGTCAACCGTCCTTTTACCGCCGCGCTTTCCGCCCTGCCCTTCCCCGTGGATATCCTCGAACTGCCGGCCTCCCTCGCTCAGCTCCCCTTTCCCGTGGAGACCCTCCCCCTGAATCATCCCGTCCTTACCCTGGGATACCGGATTTCCCTCGATGACCGGGTCATCAGCTACTGCACGGACACAGGCTATTGTGAAAATGCCGTGACGCTCTCCCGATCGGCTGATCTTCTCATTGCAGAATGCGCTTACCGGCAGGGACAGTTCAGCGATGCCTGGCCGCACCTCAACCCGGAAGCGGCCGCCCGGATTGCCGAGGAGGCCGGAGCGAGACGGCTCGCCCTGACGCACTTCGATGCCCGCCTGTACACCAAACCCGCAGACCGTGAAGAATCCGAAGCCTTTGCCCGAAAGATTTTCCCCCAAACCTTCGCCGCCCGGGACGATCTGGAAATGGATCTCTAG
- a CDS encoding L,D-transpeptidase — MLTNLLHQRRRFLCPRGMALILAFCAIAFAGSSDSRTSPTDRRYAIEVSISRNVLALYEQTGGDQRLLRREYRVGTAVRGLDVYPLGRGQVTAISFNPSWHPTPYCREVFRERGIVLPPVVPPGHPLNYMGPVKISLSHRTRKGAIYRIHGNNNPGRVGRRVTGGCFVMYNNDALDLARTISVGTEVTILP, encoded by the coding sequence GTGCTGACAAACCTGCTGCATCAAAGAAGGAGATTTCTTTGCCCCCGGGGAATGGCGCTGATTCTGGCCTTCTGTGCGATCGCCTTTGCTGGATCTTCGGATTCCCGAACTTCGCCAACGGACAGGCGGTATGCTATTGAAGTCAGCATCAGCCGGAATGTTCTCGCTCTCTATGAACAGACCGGAGGGGATCAACGCCTTCTCCGGCGGGAATACCGGGTGGGAACGGCTGTCCGGGGTCTTGATGTCTATCCCCTCGGCCGGGGTCAAGTGACGGCCATTTCCTTCAATCCCTCGTGGCATCCGACGCCTTACTGCCGGGAGGTCTTTCGGGAGAGGGGAATCGTTCTTCCGCCGGTGGTTCCTCCCGGCCATCCCCTGAACTACATGGGTCCCGTCAAGATTTCCCTTTCCCACCGGACGAGAAAAGGGGCCATCTACCGCATCCACGGCAACAACAACCCGGGGCGCGTCGGCCGTCGGGTGACGGGGGGATGCTTCGTCATGTACAATAATGACGCGCTGGATCTGGCCAGAACGATCTCCGTGGGAACGGAGGTGACGATCCTTCCCTGA
- a CDS encoding thioesterase family protein — protein MNESPTAFFRQISKSEFEPSVATQGPWSPDFQHGGPPSSLLTHIIRTQPSNGHFRIIRVTVEILSPVPVKPCEIKVEVVRRGKRIELLRGEYLSEGRTYLIAHAWRIRSEVGVTSTISDFYEIPALPESQVQDLFSIFGNFPYVNALEWRFARGGFDALGPATVWTRQRIPLIENHEIDGLEALVLMIDSANGISAELDFQKWTYVPVDLTLGIYRQPEGPWFGMDARTVIGNDGSGQTTTVAFDSKGKVGHSLHTLFIRPR, from the coding sequence TCGCCAACTGCATTTTTCAGGCAAATATCGAAAAGCGAATTTGAACCCAGTGTAGCCACTCAAGGCCCTTGGTCTCCGGATTTTCAGCATGGTGGGCCACCGTCGTCGCTATTGACGCACATCATACGAACGCAGCCATCAAACGGTCATTTTAGAATCATCAGGGTCACGGTCGAGATATTGAGCCCCGTTCCGGTAAAGCCCTGTGAGATTAAAGTGGAGGTTGTTCGAAGGGGCAAAAGGATAGAGCTTCTCAGAGGAGAATATCTTTCAGAAGGTAGAACTTATTTGATTGCCCATGCATGGCGAATTCGTTCTGAAGTCGGCGTAACCAGTACGATATCAGATTTCTATGAAATACCAGCACTCCCGGAGTCTCAAGTCCAGGATCTCTTTTCCATATTCGGAAACTTCCCTTATGTAAATGCACTGGAGTGGAGGTTTGCCAGGGGCGGATTTGATGCATTGGGTCCTGCTACGGTCTGGACCAGACAACGAATCCCTTTAATCGAGAATCATGAAATTGATGGACTGGAAGCTCTTGTATTGATGATTGATTCTGCCAACGGGATCAGCGCGGAACTCGATTTTCAAAAATGGACTTATGTCCCGGTAGATTTAACTTTGGGAATCTATCGTCAACCAGAAGGACCGTGGTTTGGGATGGATGCACGCACAGTCATTGGAAATGATGGAAGCGGTCAAACGACCACGGTCGCATTCGACAGCAAAGGCAAAGTGGGTCATAGTTTACATACGCTCTTCATAAGGCCGAGATAA